TTGGTTGGACGTTTTTATAGTCGACAACCTCGATAAAGTTTTATCTTACCGTAAGTCGGATGCCCCCTTCATCAACGGCCATGATCTCATCGAGCTTACCTATTCTGTCAAGGCTCCGTCCTTCACGGATCGTACTTTGGTCCGTCGTTGCTATAAGGGATTTGATAATCAAGAGTTCGTTGAGACTCTTACCTCCAAGCTCCTCTCATCCTTCCCGCGCGATTTTGGCCTGACGAGCCCGGGCGAGTCGGAGATTGACGACATCCTGAGCACCGTTACTAATGATATCACCGCCAGCTTGGATCTACATGCTCCTATTCATTCTTTTCGTGTGACTCGTCCGTCGGCGCCTTAGCTTACAGTTGACCTTATACGCGGAATTCGGCATCGTAACCGCCTCTTCAATGCGGCACGTAGATCTGGCAACATTCTCGATTTCCATATTTACAGGCTCTTTAGGAATCAACTTACACTTGATTTGCGAGGTGCAAGAGAGCGGTTTCACATGAATAGATTGAGTTCAGTCTCTGATCCGTCCAAGATATGGCGGCAACTGGCCAATCTTGGTTTAGTTGAATCGCCTCTTTCCTCACCTCTCAACTTCTTTTCACGTGATCTCTTGAATGCTCATTATTCCTCTGTCTCCAATCGTTTTCCTTCTTGCACTCAATCTCAATTCTCCAATATCATTCTATCCATTGTGCCCGTCGAACCACAGTTTAGTTTTACCGAAATATCTTATGACGACCTATCCTCCCTAATGGTTTCATCATCTTCTGTTTCTTTTGCCTCGGGTTACGATCGATTGCCTCTGTTTGCTATAGCTCTGGCCTTGCCTCATATTGGTAACCTCCTGACCACCTTTTTCAACTGCTGCCTCAATCTGGGCTATTTTCCATCACTTTGGAAACGCGCTATCGTGCGCCCTCTCTCCAAGGTCAAATCTCCTTCCTCTCCGTCCGAAACGAGACCCATTGCTAACTTGTGTGAACTCTCGAAGCTGTTCGAAAAAATCTTGCACCGCCAAATCGTTGACTTTGTCAACAAGCACCATATTCTCGACGACCGTCAATCGGGCTATCGTAAGGGTTACTCCACCCAGTCCGCTCTCCTAAGATTATTCCACGATATCAAGAGCGGCGTTGATGCGGGCGAGGTATTGATCCTCGTCCTCTTCGACTTTAGTAAAGCCTTCGACACCGTCTCACATCCTCTACTTCTAGCCAAACTGAGGCAACTAGGGTTTTCAGATCTCGCcctaaaactaattttttcataCCTCACTGGTCGCTCCCAAGCGGTTGCCGATCTGGCGGACGTATTCTCCGATTGGCTACCTGTTACCTCAGGTGTTCCTCAGGGATCGGTATTGGGTCCGCTCCTCTTTTCCCTATTTATCAACGACATTGGTGCTTTCCTAAGGTTCACTCAACGCTTGATTTTTGCTGACGACACGCAAATTTACCGTAGGTGTCTCTCTAGTCAGTTGAATGTTGCCTTGCAGTTAGTGGCTCACGATGTTGGGGTTATATCAGAATATGCGGCCACAAATGGATTATCTCTCAATCTTAAAAAATCCAAGGTTCTAATACTCGGCAGCAAGCGTTACGTTGaccaaattaattttaatgaattaccTCTCATCTCCGTTGGTGGTACCTCTATTCCGTTTGTCACCCAGGCGCGGAATCTAGGTGTCATCATGAGCTCTGACCTATCTTGGGACGGCCACGTCGCCCATATTTCCAGGAGGGTACACTTCACGCTGCACAAGCTCAAGTATCACAAAAACTCTTTATCATTCCAGTTGCGCGTAAAACTTGTGTCTGCTTTGATTTGGCCTTTGCTGGATTACTGTTCTCTCGTTTACAACGACGTCACAGACGAGCTTAATACCAAACTGCAAAGGCTTATCAATTGTGCGATTCGGTTTATCTTCAGTTTGAGAAGGGATGAACATATTACTCCTTATCGTCATCGACTCGGGTGGCTGACTGTGAGCAATAGACGTCTATACTTCCTCGGTATTGAGATGTTCAAAATATCTAATGGTATGTCTCCTAGCTATCTCTCTGAGATCTTTGTCAAGGCCGATCTCTCGATGAGGCGATCTTCACGTCTGGCGCTTCCGCACACCTTCCAAATTCCTATCCATAGAACTGAGACTTATCACAGGTCCTTCCACCTTGCGGGCATTTACTTATGGAATTCGCTACCTGTTGAAGTAGTGTTGTCGTCGTCCATCAATGAATTCAAGCAAAAGCTCTATGACTACCTTTTTTCACTTGAACTTGGTTCCGTCTGAGGTTCTGCAGGGGGCCTTACCGTTGGGTAAGACGTGGCGTGAGTGCGTGATCATGTTGCGTCACGTATGCTAAGTGTGTTCTGGTCTTTGTACATAAATTGTTGCTGCGTCAAAATCTACACTAGTGCTAAGTGGCGATGTCATAATTCCGTTTTCAGTTCTTATTCAGTTTGAGAGAGCTCAACGACCGAACTCCGTTGACTCACTAATCTCAGCAATACTTCACACAACATTTCACACAACTTATACCTATTCAACGAAATTTAGTTGTGTGATGTATTGCCATCACATCAATTATGTACATTCAGGCACGTTTCATTTGTTTATTTGGTTTTATAATGATGAAGCGGTGGCCGGGTgtaaatgatttattattatttttcgcttTTTACACATCATTATCTTCATCGTTTCCACTTCTGCTCACCGCTTTATTACAGTTATCACACCGTGTCTTTTCTCTTAGTTCTTACTTATTCTAATTTTGTCTTTTGTATTTTGCTCTTGCctattacatattttcttgtattattcATTATCGCCTAAAGTCTTGACTATGGCGAAATAAagaatcaatcaatcaatcaatctctctccccccctctctctctctctctctctctctctctctctcctcctctctctctctctctctctctctctctctctctctctctctctctctctccctccctctctggaaaatttcgtaaccaatcttcaaaaagataccggttcccaaaaagatcggtaacgaaaaacgatacagtttatagcactctccggaaaattctacccccgtttcatatacaattctttgagattcggtcaattatttcccgaaaaattgaaaaaattagaaaaatcgctttccagaaaatcggtaacgaaaaactatatactttatggcactccccgggaaattctacccctatttcatgtactcgtggtaaaaattcggtccactaacgaatgagtagttcgcggacagacggacggacggacggacggacagacaaacagtcgcgttttatataatagtaatgatatatatatatatatatatatatatatatatatatacatgtatgtatataattacatcCTACTGCAAATGCTCTATAGATACTTATGAAATATGTATCAATTTGCTAGAATAAGAGCGATTTACAGGTATAacatgcgtgtgtgtgtgtgtgtgtgtgtgtgtcgcgtgtgtgcgtgccgcgtgcgtgcgtgcgtgcgtgtgtgtgtgtgtaactgtaaatattttaGGGTATATTTAAGAGGACAGATCTCAGGAcgaatagaatatttatagagCATTTAAGGCAGGATGTTTGTATATTATGGTGCAtctccacctgcgagtaaaaactcgagagcaaaaagagagagagagagagagagagagagagagagagactctcgagagtctctctctctttctccctttttgctctcgagagttcttactcgcaggtggacacgcaccattaGAAtggaagataaattaatattacttactCTTCTTATCTAAATATGTACTGAACGGTCGCGACCGGTCGGCGTGGAACGTGGGTCGGCGAGTCGTCGTTTGATTCCGCTCACCATGTGCATTCGACGGTATATACGTTGctgtaagaaatttaatagttATATAGGAAGTCTTTGCGGGAGGGCAATAATGATGTGAGAATTAAACTTTTGAACTTTAGaactttattatatcacaaaccTACCGGCACACAACAAATGGGAACGAAGAACGAAATTGCTACACAATCTATATAGACAATACACATCCGCACGCTCCGCCATAAAGTcaccttcttcttcttcttatatttaatcatGGTAGAAAGAAAACAAGGTATGCTCGTTAGAGGGGTCGAAATTGAGCATGTTCTGCGCAGACATGGCGACGGCCAAGCGAGCgccatattgaatatatatagatatactttatgtatatacatacgtcaGAAGTGAACGTGTTCGGcttaatttgtcttttttaaaatgccTATGTGTAGTGTAAGTGGATGCAAAAATAGAAGCGAGAatgcaaaagagaaaaatattcaatttttttcttatccaAAGGATGAAGAAACTGCGTTAAAATGGATGCAAGCtgctaacaaaaataaagttaaccTAAAAAACGGTACGTTATTttgaatctatataaattataattgaggcatatatttttaatactttattgaaattaatttttgtagctCGCATATGCTCTGTCCACTTTACACCAAGCTGTTACAAACCAAATAAAGCCAGCGTATTTAGCAAACTGCGAAAATTACTCGCCTAAGAAATTACGAAGACTTCATGATCATGCAATTCCAACAGAAAATTTGCCACTATTGAAGGAAAGAGAGGTGCTAAAGGAAGTGCAAAATGAACACAACATAATAAATGTTAGTGAAAACAGCAGGTgtgtattattgtattatataaaatattttcttattatgaTATGTGAagattgcaataaattctatttacaatatctttttttaacagcAAAAACAGTTTTAGTGAGTCCGAGACCAATTTGATCGACACTTCAATGGAAAATAAAGCAGAAACACGTTTTATGCAATCTTCAAAAGAAAATGCtaggtataattttattgatttcatGCGTATTAACGACTTCATTGCTgtacaagaaattattgcatgttgttttatatttttatttcttaaatattttttactttcagcAGTACAAGTGATGATACAATGGTAAACACACAAAGTAATTCACAGACTGTTATGTCTGAGCACTTAaggtaaacaaaattaattgtctGTATGATTATAAAGCATCagctcaaatatatatatatgtatataaatattttcatgtcTAAAAATTACTTGATGTTTACTAggatgtgtgtatatatatatatatatatatatatatataatagtaaacatcaagtaatttttagacataaaaatattttattgcatattgcaaatatttttcaaattaatagataatatttttcagattacgagataaaattattcaagattTGATGAAAAGACTAAGCCAAACAAACAAGGTAAACGATTTGCTTAAGAAACAAGTAAAACGattgcaaagagaaaagaCAAGAGTTACGAAAcgtgtaataaaagaaaatgtccaTAATGTGCTCAAAAGGATATTCACTCCGAAGCAAATTGACGTTTTAATGagtaatgaaagaaaaaaaagagtaaagtGGGGTCTTGAAGACATATCTGCTGCAATAATGTTAAGAAGCTTGAGCCCAAAAgcatattgttttttaaaagaaaatcacTACCCGTTACCAGGATTATCCACACTTAGGAACTGGGCATCTCGCATGGAGTTAAAAGAAGGAATTTTATCTGATGTtgtctttttaatgaaaaagaaagcgCCAACGTTTCTGTAATATCAGCGTGCCACATATGttcatttttacatatcaatTTCTTGTATACTATTCAATAATAAACGTATTGAACACAACTTCtcgtgttattaaaataaaatatttattacatttattgaaattgctgtatttaaataaacccaTCTTATatcgacaatatttttaaaacttcagaaaattatttactttttcctcatacatctattatattgttcaattcatgcttattttacatttattttaatatttctttatatataattttaacattttttacttaaaatcaattat
Above is a window of Temnothorax longispinosus isolate EJ_2023e unplaced genomic scaffold, Tlon_JGU_v1 HiC_scaffold_61, whole genome shotgun sequence DNA encoding:
- the LOC139824847 gene encoding uncharacterized protein translates to MENKAETRFMQSSKENASSTSDDTMVNTQSNSQTVMSEHLRLRDKIIQDLMKRLSQTNKVNDLLKKQVKRLQREKTRVTKRVIKENVHNVLKRIFTPKQIDVLMSNERKKRVKWGLEDISAAIMLRSLSPKAYCFLKENHYPLPGLSTLRNWASRMELKEGILSDVVFLMKKKAPTFL